The Monodelphis domestica isolate mMonDom1 chromosome 5, mMonDom1.pri, whole genome shotgun sequence DNA segment TGACTTCCCTGTTTCTGGGCCTGCTCCATTCTTATTCACTAGGCCCCAAACCTCATAATATTCTGATGCTGCTGGATCTTTTGCTCATTTGATCACTATGTGATCACTTCCTTGTTTGGCAAATGGTTACTAAGGCAGTTGATGGGCTTAACTTCTCCTTATGACAGATGATTTCTATCAAAGCTGTCTATTTCCCTTCTTCCACCAGTTTCTGAATTTCTACTGCCGATAACAGGTTGGAACTATTTTCCCGGCATGCCACATCGTTCTCTCTGACTTTGTATTGCTGCTGATGGGCCGTGTCTGTCAGTCTGTATACTGACACTGGCTGCAAACAGAAAGCTTATGGCAGAATGACTCGTAATCACACCAATATCAGCATTTACGTTTTTTGTTGCCATCAACCAGTGTTCCTCCTTATCCACTAACTTCCAAAGTGTACGGAATGACTCTCTTTGTCATCTGGAAGTTTGTCTTTTTGGCCTCTTTCCTGCCAATCTATTTGTCACCATCTTTGCCTCTTCCCACTTTTGTACTGAAGTCAGAGTTGGGAAGTGGGAGTTAATGTAGCTTGGCAGGCCCAGTGGTGACCTCCACGTGGTTTCTGTGTGATATTTGCCACAGATCCAGGTCCAGAGCTGAAGTTTACTTTGGTGGGGCTTTTTACCAACACGTTTGGGGAGCATGACACGGGAGGCCCGAACACCTCATAAAATGTGATTTCGACTTGCCTTCAGATAGACAACAAAGCCAACTCTGCTAACTCTTCTTTGATTCTCTAAGAGGAATATGGCAACTTCCCTTTCACGGACTTCCTTGTTTTCTACGTTTATTTTACAAACATCGCTATGAATTGCGGCCCTTCCAGGAGGATGTTGGAGTTCAGTCACTTCAGAGGTATCTGACTTTGTggctccatttagggttttcttggcaaaaacactggtcTGGCTCGCCATTTCTTTTGCTTGTTGCCTCGGGTCACACACTtagcaagtgtctaaggtcagatctgaactcgggaagatgagtattcctgacttcaagcccggCACTCAGTTCGCTGTGCCCTCTGGCCGCCTGCCCCCGTAGGGATGTGTACTCATCGATGACTGAACACCTATAGCTTTGTTTGCTTAGAGCAGAGGGTCTGGTACAAAATaagcaatgaataaataaatacgtTTCCATTACAAAAGATGATGGAAACTTGTTCTATCATGCAAAGGACCAGGGCCTCTTTTGTAGTTTTGTTGATCTTACAGACTGGGGGATGAGGGGGAAACGGCATCTTGACTAAATATCATGATGAATATCATGCCTTTGGACACAGGAGCTTTAATGATCTTACCCTCTGGGGCCATCTGGAATGGCATTTGCTTTGCGACAGGTATCTAATACGCTTGTTCCAGGTTCAAGAACTAATTCGGAGAATGGAGCTTCTTTAAACAGCTCTTTTAACTCTTCATCAGACATAATTTCTAGTGCATCTATACTGCAGTGATAAAGGGCTTGGGTACACCTGAAAAACATGCATTTCAAAACAGAAGTTATTTAAGTACTTAGAAGCATGCACTTTCTGCTGGAAAAAACAACCTGCATTTTGGCCCCACAGTGATTTTAATGGTCACAGAATTTCCaaaatggaagagattttaggAATGATTTAATCCAATTTATGAGCAAATATTCTTAAGCTGTCCAGGTCATACGGCTAGTTAGTACCCGAACTACAGCCTAAATCTCAATCCAATTCTTCCAATTTATGTGTAAAGCTGAGATTGCCCAGATGTGATGTAGCTTCATACAGCTGCCACGCTGGCTGAGGTTGCCCACATAACCATGCTGGGTACCGATGATGCTAAAAGGTTACCTTTTGGCAGATCCCAATCCCTCCTGGCCATGAACAAATTTTGTCACTTCTGTTGCAAGCCGTATTTGGGGTCCCCGTTTTTCTGGCGCTTTCATATGCATCTGCATTATATGTTCGATTTCCGGAAGGGGTAGAAAAGTGAAGAGTTTAAGGTAcctcagaggaaaaaaacagCGAGATAGTCTTCTGTATCACAAGTAAATTCTCCCTTACACTTCAAAGCAATCTCCAATGTTCTGAATATCTATGAGGGACCAGGTTAGCCTGCCTACCTGAAGAGAATCAGTCTGGGCCTTTAAAAGAACCAGACAAAGGAAGGACTTGGTTTAGAAAGCTCACGAGACTTTTGGGCATTAGAACGTGATGATTCaattacttaaaaagaaaaaagggacacAGAGGTCCGATAGATACAAAACTACATGGAAACAaagaactgaaacaaataggTGCCTGTCATTTGGGAAATGCGTTGGAAAAACACCCAAGTGGTACATGAAttccttggggaaaaaaacagtaTCTTAAATGTGGCTTTGTACCCATCTGACAACAGGCCTACATAGAACATCCAACCTCGGTCTGACCTCGATTCCTACCATTAACAACTTCTTTGTCAGTTGAACACAATTTCATACCACATCCATGGTCTTTGGATTAAATAGTGTAAAACAACATCAAAATCCTAAAAGGGATTCTCATTTTGTAACTAGCAGTCAGTGATGttgtttccattatttttaagttggattttattttttaatgaacaaaaatgaatttatttccctcttttcctttgagGGAAAACCCCCATGTGTGATAAATAAGCAGCccagtcaagcaaaataaatttctgcaTCCTACGTGCAAAAAGCATCTCTTATTCTGTACACGATGGTCACACAATCTGGATCCTCAAGTCCGTCaaagttttactttttattttgtgcttttacaGTGATGCTTTtctgattttgctcacttcactctgccttaCTCATCCAAGTCTTCCAAGGTTCCACGGACGTTATccctttgttatttcttatggcaaataAACCCATTCCTAATCTGTTCACTGAATAACGGACACCCCTTAGCTTCTGCTTCTACGGTACTGCAGAAAAACGGAGTGTACGTAGTTTTGTACACATGGGCCCCATTCCTTTTTACTGGATCTCCTCTGGGGACAGGCTTCATAATACTGCCAGGAGAAgcaggatagcagagtggatcaagAACAAGGACTGGAGaagggaaggcctgggttcaaatttggcctcagatactttctaactattatccaagtcactaaactccgatttcctagcctgtaccactcctctgccctggaattgattctaagtaccTAAGAGAAGGTGAaggttaaaaataaaggaatgatgTTGGGAGGTCAAAGGGCAGATACAGCTTATTTGATACTTTTTGGGGCACAGTTAAAAAGTTTTCCAGAATGTCGATTTAAACTGATTTGCAGTTTTCCCTATTCTACGGTTATTAAAAAATACTGTCCAACAGTTCAGAACAAATACTTAAAATCACGCTACCAAGAAGCAATAAGTAAATACTATTTTGTGACCCTTTCCCAAAAGGAACCAGGATGACCTCCAAAAGCCAAGATAAACTATACCtgtaaatacataaaaaagaaaacctaaggAGGAAGAATAGCATATCGTTGGGCCATGAATGCAATCACTTGAGACAACAGAGATACTGAACCATACACACGTGCCCCCTCCCTTCATGTAAAGAAAGCCCCGGTGGTAAATGTTTGCATCCACAAAACAACAACTCAACAAGCCTTGCAAAGGATTTGTGTGCTAACCAATGAGTGTCACGGCCACACTCTGGGTAAAGGATCATGTAAGCATTCTGGATGAAAGAAATGTAGTCCCTGTTGTAAGAAGGGCACGAAATTGTGGATCTAAAAACGGGAGAAGGAACTTCTCGCTTCAAAAAGTGAACCGATAATCGTCTGCTAATTTCTGCAGCAAATGACATCTCTGGGAAAAGGCCGCTTACCTTTCTACACAGTCATCGGGCTGTCGGACGAAAAACTGATAAAATTCAAACGGAGAAGTGAGCTCTCTGTGGAGCCACACGGCGTTGCCAGCAGATTTCCCCAGTTTGGCTCCAGCTGTGCTGGTGATCAGAGGAACGGTGATTCCGAAGACATCTTTCCCAGTCACCCTATGCAGGAAGAACAGCTTCGGTGTTTCTTTGCTCATTTAAAGGTGGAAAGACCCGACCCCCCCCCAGCCCCACTCACCCCTACGACAGGGGAGGTCTAAATTGATACAATTTGTAAGCTGCTCCCTAAAACTATTTAGAGCATTAAAGGTggatgtgtgtacatacatgtacacGTACACACGAATCGAAGGCTCGGGGCTCGACTCCTAGAATGGTGTCCTTTCCACATCGTCTCCCGGTAATTCGTTACTTCTCAAGAGTCATTTAAACTTTGTGTAACCTGGTttcagaatcagtaaaatgagtgaaaatgaaatgaaaatgtcaAAATCAAAGCTTCGAAGGCTGACGACTACAAACCTGCACCAATGGAATGGCTACggagaaagtaagaattttaaaatgaaaatcgcTTCGGGTCCCGCTCTGCGCTCTGCTAAGCAGCTCGTCGCCACCTGCAGCGACGAGGATAAGATCCGACAAGTTCTACACCAGCAGCAGCCCCACATGGGCTCTATTTACGTAGATAGTCATCTGATCCGCAGCAGCTCTGAAAACCATCCATTAATCCTCATCGGGGGGACAAAGAGCCTGATCAGCAAAATCATGGATTGTGGGTTCACTACCAAAGTAGACACTGGCTGAAGATGTGAAAAAATCCATCGTTTATGAAGATGCGACTTGAATTCAAAAGAACCTACCCAGCTCCAGGGATGGCGATTTAGACCAAAAAAGTAGACTTTGTGCTTAATGTTAATGAAGAGTGACTAAGCAAGTCTGGTTGGACACCCTGATACTCAATGTTACATTTTTCATAACGTAAAATAAAAACGTATCAGGTCGGGTCAGCGAGGCAGCAGAGAGCCAAGAGCACCAAGCCTGGGGTccggagggcttgggttcaaacctggcacttcctggctgtgtgaccctgggcaagtcacttacccctactgcctagcccttgccacgcTCTTCTAAGAATCTCTACTTAGCACTGACTCTAAAATAGAAGGGGGGACAGGTTAAAAGGGAAAAACGTTCAGCGTATCAAGCAGAGTATCTGTTAGGGGTGAATTAACCACAGCTCCTCTGGTGGTGAGACACGAGGGGCAAGAGGAGGAAAAGCCACCACGTCCAAACCCATCCATCATGCGCACTTCTTGAACATGTTTCCTTTcaccttgtaaaccttaaaatttcttagacttatgaatgttggaaatttccccagtgggaaatctcatactggaaaaaatttcctactgatagtaagaactctattggaatatgaaaccccttggcatgggaggatccttctcctccctacctaagactactttaggactgaaaccttttgctaaacaatggaaagggctttgacctatgcttaagcatagaacaggaagttctttgagtcatgattgattttagaattgatacaatagagatacttggaatgacagaaccaggtctttaaactacaatctccaccctactcagagtaaaaggatttaggaagggctgcagcaaggatcaagatttaattatttgaaaatatgaccttcaacagacatgtgcaaaggggcagacctctgggcggtcctgggttaagctagagccaccattggcacagggaagacatggacagtgattggtagatgtgagaactgaggggagggaacttagatggtttccttaaagatagcggggtctgaggactggggggaggtcgagaggttttgctctgagaggttgtgctctgagaagttttgctctgaaggagtctgagaggagggcttgctctgaaggaggctggaggtggaggcccctgggactgtttctccattttggtcatgtgagtgatagggactgatctctatTCTTTGCCTCAggtatctaagggcttgggccttttggcccagctatttaatccccccccccccatacctttcttcctcctgtttgtaattaaaaactccataaaaggttgactgctgacttgagttttcatttaggaattacatagctgaattccttggcaaccttaaatatatatcagtcttttaaagtgatttccttgtcacaacctGAGGGTCCCAACAAGTCAGTAAGGCAACAACCTCAAGAACCACATGGCAGTCGTCTGGTCCCTTCTCATGCCTTCACTTGACTCAAGTCTGGAATCACCTTCTACTGAGAGGCCAGTGACCTGCTCTGAAACTCTCTTCCTCAAACCCTTTTATGGGGAAAAATAAGCTCACGTTCCGAGTGCTTTAGGGCTGAGGAGGCACTTTCTGCAGGAACAAGCCTTAAGAGGTGGCTAGAGGAGGCGGGATGAGCCGAACCTCTGGTGGACGTCTGgattttctgctccttttccatttcttaagtGTGGCAGAGAATGCTTTAAAGCAAAACCAGTTCTGTTTTCTCCTTTGAACAACAAACGCTTCTTAAGATCTCTGGATCACTTGGTTCAACCAGTTCCTTCCGCTTTGGGGCAGGAGAAGCTCAGAGTTGAGGAAGTCGGACTCGTCCAAGAGGCACAGTCGAACCCAGGTGGCCAAGTCCGGGGCTCCTGGCATGACGACGGCACACGGATTCTGCTTTTTCGTACAAAAATCAGTCCAGCCCAACGGAGTTTGACCCCAGAAGACGTGGCCACCACGTGACCGTTCTCACAGCTCAAGAAGCCAGGTGTGGAGAGGCTGCCATTTCTGCACACATGTCAGCATGCATCACGTAAAGTGATCCCTCACAGGTCCTTTGAAGTTGGAGctgggaggagctgggttcaaaaccggcctcagattcttcctagcggtgaccctgagcaagtcacttaactccaaacgGCTCATCTTTGCCACTCTTGTCTTAGAACAGATAGTAAGATAGGCTGgggcttaaaaagaaaatggggggatgccacAGCACTAGAGGGCATGGCACTCAGTGGTGGTGGGGGGGCACAGCACTGGGGGCATGGCACTCAGTGGGGGGCAGCACTTGGTTTTGGGGGGGGCCATGGCATTCAGTGGGGGGGGGGCggcactccatttctaaaaggttcgccTTCACTGCACTAGATGGTGTCATGCCTCTTATTGACTCTGGTCAATCAAAGGGAATTCCTGTTCCTGGCAGGGACTGGACTGGCAGGCCTCTTAGGATGGCTGGGCAAATCCTAGGATGGTGCCGCCCCTCATCTGTAGCATCTTCCCCCTCTCTGCCTTCTCTGAGCTCCAGTCTTAGTCTAAGGCCTCACTGGGGGGTAGAAGAAACCTCCCTCATGTCTGAAGACTGCCAGGCCGGGAGCCAAGACAGCGAACTTGGGAAAGGCCCATCTCCGGGTCTGCTGCAGAATCTGCAGGGTCCAGACCTGAGGGGCCTTATTACTTTTAAGCGGGGAAGCACATCCCCTTGGCCTAtcccctgcccccaaggagccCCGGGCTGTCCTGGCAAGGGGGTCCCACAGCCCCTTCTCTCTCCAGTCTGCCCCAGTCGCTTCACTTCCGGACCGCCACCACCGTGCCTCGGACCTTCCCCTCCAAATCCTCCCCGTCTCTTTGGCTTTGCTTTTGGAGGAGAAGCAGCCCTTCTTGCACGGCCCACCCCCAGCTTCGCCTACATCTCCCGTTTCCCCAGAAAGTTCTCTCTGGGCCCGATGGCTCCTGTCACTCTGACCTTCGGCTCCTCCTCAGGCTTTCtgtgacttagaaaatcacactAGGCTCAGGCTCCCCTCCTCCTGGAAGCGGACAGTCACTGAGGCTGCTCTCTTCGCTCTCTCCACAATTAGCTGGAGGGCCTTCCTCCTCCCTGAGCTGCTGCAGCAAGGAGGCCCGCACCCCAGCACCCCGGCACCCCCTCCCTCCGGGTGCTCTCTGCCAGCTCTTCACTCCTCCTTCCCACACCCCTCCCAGGGACCCCGTCTTCTTCCATCCGTCCATCACTAGCTCTAGCAGGATGCCCACAAACCCCTACATCCGGGCCTCCCTCATCAGTGGGCGGCATCCCGGACTCTCCAGAACTCAGGATTTTCTCCCTTCAACCTGCCCCTCCTCCAAGGCTCCCTTTTCCCTCGGAACGGGAGGCCCCGCccccggggggagggggagcccaCACGAGCTTCCCCCCCACCGGCTCGTGCCCCTCACCTGCGGACGAACTCGTGGCCCGACATGATGTTGCCCAGCTGGTCCGAGCCGCCCAGCTGCACGCGGCAGCCGTAGCGCTGGTGCAGGTGGTAGAAGTCGTAGGCCTGCAGCACCGGGTACAAGAACTCGGCCAGGCTCATGCCCTCCGGGCTGCCGAGGCGGGCCTGCACGCTGTGGCGGCTCAGCAGGGGGCCCATGCGGAAAGAGCCGCCCACGGCGCCCAGGAAGTCCACGAGCGCCAAGTGCGAGTACCACGCCGCGTTGTCCAGGACGGTGAAGGTGCCCCACGGCCGCCCATCGTGGAACAAGCGCCGGTGCTCCGCGGCCAGCTGCTCCAGAGAGGCGCGCAGGGCTTTCGCGTTGTCGCGCACGCGCTCCGCGCTCAGCGCCGTGCGCTCCTTGCTGCGGCCGCTCGGGTCTCCGAGGCGCGCCGTGGCCCCGCCCACGACGGCGATCACGTGGTGCCCGGCGCGTTGGAAGTGCAGCAGCCCCAGCACTGGCAAGAGGTGGCCCACGTGCAGGGAGGAGGCCGTGGGGTCGAAGCCGCAGTACACGGTCTGGGCGCCGCCGGCCAGGAGCTCCGGTAGCTCCGGGGCGACGCCCTTTGCCGGGAAAATGTCCGCGAACAGACCTCGCATCTTCTGCGCCAACAGCACGTCCCGCGCGCCGAAATGACCCTTACACCGCCGCCCCGAGAGTCGGGGCCCGGGCCAGCGACCCAGACCGAACAGCCGGCGGAAAACCTGGAACATGGGCGCCGCCATCTTGCTCAGCGGGGCGGAGAGCCTCGCGAGGCATTGTGGGATCGCAGCACTAGGCTCCTCCCCGCCAAGGCCCTGGTTCTTGGGAAGCTGCGGAGTGGCTGGCCGTGACGTCACCACTATCTCGGGGTTAGCCACGCCCCCCAGCTGTTCTCTAAAACTAGAGAAGGTCGCCGGAACAGCGAAGTAACCAGCTCTGACTGTATGGGTCGGGATGGGTGCGAGGCTTTGAGGATTAGGGAACCGGGAAGCCGGAGTTCTGCCGGAATGGCGCGGGACGGCACTGCCCGGTCCGAGATCCGCCCCAGGCTTTAGGGGGCGCCGCGACGACAGGGTCAGGCTGGGCTCAGGAAAACTGACTCTCCCTGCAGCTCCCAGAGCCTCCGTCAGCGTCCTCCTGTCCTTGTCCTGGTGGACTGGACAGGCCCAATAGGCCCTGCCCCAAAGCAGCTTCTAGTCCTGGGGTGCCCCCATCCCCGGGGAGCCAGGGGACATGACCCGTGTTGTCTGGGGAGGATGGAGGAAGGGACTTTGGCAACAGTCATTCCGAGACTCAAAGAACCCATCTCCCGGAGTGCTTCCAGTCCAgcctggacacttcctagctgtgtggccctgagcaagtcactcaccctgtctgcatcagtttccccatctgccaCGAAAACCCCACATAGGCGTCAGACTGAGCCAACGGTCCAATCCCAACTCTTCGGGCTGGCGCTTCAATCCCACACCCCATCCTGAAGTCCCTGCTCTGAGCTCTAGACTGGGGCTGCCcagagatggaggagagacaTCGCCCCCAAGGACCAAAGGGGCCCAGAGAGTAGAGAAGCCGGGCGAAGAGTTTAGACTCCATTGAGACGGTTTTCAGCCCCTGCcgcttccctttcctttccagcCTCTGCGTGTCCTAGTCTGACTCCCTGCCTCAACTTGCCTCTCATTTGCCAGCCCTGATGGCCTCTTCAGTTCTCAGCCTTCTCCGCCCCACCGGCGCTCTCCTGGCTCTAACTTAGACAAGTGACCCCTCCTCGGTCCCCTTGGCGGGCTCAGGATCCTCGTTTGCCCCTGTGGGTTGAATTATGATTTCTTGCACACAGACTCCCAGATCTTTCTTTCCCCTGAGCTTCAGTGTCACACCACCAGGGGAATAGATTAGCTGTGcgatcattgttgttcagtcctttcagtcatgtctgactcttcattgaccccatttggagttttcttgccaaagagaCTGGGGAGGGAgttgccattcctttctccagctcattttacacaggaggaaactgaggcaaaccattaagtggcttgcctggggtcatactttttatattatattatacataacttttatatatattatatatatatatataaataaatataatttatattatattatatataacatacatattaagtgaggcagaatttgaactcatgtcttcctgctACAATCTTGACTCTTTAccctctgtgccacctagatgccctctcCTCTTGTTATCAATAAAAATTGAGGGCATCCTAGGATGAGTATGGAGAGGATTTATTTCATTCTTGCAAGAAGGGCAACCACCAGTACAAAGTGCTCATTTTAACAAGCAGCCTTTCATCCTATTCTTACCATGCAGGATTCCCTCACCTCCATCCCTCATTAGTTGAGTGAGGGAGTGCCCTGTTTTAAGGGAAGAATCCCACCTGAGAACCAACTCCTTGGCATGAGCCCCCTCCTGTTTCCTACATCACATTGGCAAAAATTGGCTGCCAAATCCGGCCCAAAGACGAGAAAAGAACATTCATTGCTTCCTTCATACCTATTAACCATGAGAAGAAAGCACTGGGCTCACCTGGGGGTCTCACAGCTGTCCTAGGGATCTAGAACCTGTTCCTACCGCcctttcaccccccccccccccgcccattCCTTTGTCTCTGTTGAGCATTGTGTCCTGCTGTTGCTTACAGACTGTTCTCAGATCCAGCCAGCTTGACCTGCTTTCTGTTTCTGATGTCAGATGCTCCATCTTTAGTCTCTGAACTTGTCATCCTTCATGTTTCCACGGTGCCCCCACCTGCCCTCCACCCTAGAGCCCCGAGTTCCCTCAGCATCCTGCTGAAGCATCATCTGCATGAGTTCAGCACCTTTCCCTCAGCTCATGCTGTGAGCAGTGAGGTTGCAGCagtcaaagcaaagcaaaaccgAACCTCACACCCAAGGCTCCTCTCACATGTTTGGGAGCCATGGAGATGGGACTCCTAGCTGTAGACTCTGACAGACCCCCGCAATGGAGCTGCACTCCAGGTGCCCTCCCGATGGCCAACCCAGAGGAAGTACTTTGTGCCACCAAAGCTCGAGAGCAGAAGAACTGAGGGAACGGACAAGACAAGCTTCTGGGCTTGACGGAATTCAGTGTGTGAGAAACCCAGCCCTCTTCTCCCCCTGTCCTAGAGCCGCAGAGAGATGGATTATAGCAATTAGCCATGTGGCACTCATGTGGCGACTCCCTGAACTGCCAGCGCCAGGCCAGAGACATGAGAAGGAGATGGAGCAGAACAGGACAGAGATTTCCTtacttttctgtgtgtgtgtgtgtgtgtgtgtgtgtgtgtgtgtgtgtctctctctgtgtctctctctccctgtctctgtctctctctctctttgtccccccctctctctgtccctgtctctctgtctctttctctctgtctctctccctgtctctgtctctctctctctccctgtctgtctctctctctgtctctctctgtctctctctctctccctgtctctgtctctctgtctctctgtccccctctctcggcccctctctctctctgtccctgtctctctgtctctctctgtctctctctctctctctctgtctctgtctgtctgtctcttttaaATGAGTAGAAACACTTtgttacaattgttttctgacattttgagattcagattctctctctccccctccccaaggtAGTAAATGGTCTGTTATAGGTGATACCAATGTTTTcgtgcaatacatatttccatattccccatgtcatgACAGAAGACATACCAAACACACAACAAAAAACTCACGGCGGAAATAACATGAAAGGTGGCCagctttgatctgtaatcagattccaacaattcCGACTTTAGCTGTGGAGAGCATTTCTTATCAGAAACACTTGGGGT contains these protein-coding regions:
- the LOC100026880 gene encoding tyrosine--tRNA ligase, mitochondrial; translation: MAAPMFQVFRRLFGLGRWPGPRLSGRRCKGHFGARDVLLAQKMRGLFADIFPAKGVAPELPELLAGGAQTVYCGFDPTASSLHVGHLLPVLGLLHFQRAGHHVIAVVGGATARLGDPSGRSKERTALSAERVRDNAKALRASLEQLAAEHRRLFHDGRPWGTFTVLDNAAWYSHLALVDFLGAVGGSFRMGPLLSRHSVQARLGSPEGMSLAEFLYPVLQAYDFYHLHQRYGCRVQLGGSDQLGNIMSGHEFVRRVTGKDVFGITVPLITSTAGAKLGKSAGNAVWLHRELTSPFEFYQFFVRQPDDCVERYLKLFTFLPLPEIEHIMQMHMKAPEKRGPQIRLATEVTKFVHGQEGLGSAKRCTQALYHCSIDALEIMSDEELKELFKEAPFSELVLEPGTSVLDTCRKANAIPDGPRGYQMITEGGVSINHKPVTNPESVLVVGEHILKNGLSLLKIGKRNFYVIKWLQL